A region of the Osmia lignaria lignaria isolate PbOS001 chromosome 5, iyOsmLign1, whole genome shotgun sequence genome:
tcattccatTTGTAGGTTTAAACAAGTACAGGGAGATAAGAATGCAGAGTATGATGTGATCACTACTTCCAGGTGAGAATTCATTGTAGGTTTTGTCGCGATTAAAAATCTTAtacttttcataaaattattatcaaaaatCATATAATATTGCTTCTGCAAATATATCGAATTTATTGCTAAAAAAAGTATTGTATGCATTTTTGTTTATCTTAAGTTAAATCATGTTtctaaaagaaaacaatttatatatatttatatatattttaaagtagTTATTAATATAAAGTACTATTACGTTACATGCATTCTGTACAGTTCTCAGCAATAATGGTTTGTACAAGAGCTGCTAAACTCTAGATATTTATGGTATATTTTACTTATAATATGCACATAAtcgtttcattttaaattactcgctaaaattttattttagatttaCATTCTACTTACTGCTTTTCAACAAATGCTTCAtgttcatcattttttttttctttatcataCCATGCAGCTataaaattttactatttttatataacaGACATTACGCCTCTATAACACACTGTAAAGATACTTTAAGTAATTAAGAAAAGTAATTGCAGTAGTTAGTGTTTTTCTGATTTGGGTGCCTTTTAAAATTTCCTTACTtaataagaaaaagtaaaaCACATGTTGTTCAGTTGTAAGTGATCTTTAAACTAAAAAAAGTTTAATTGCAAAGGGGTACAATTATATACAATAATCGTTAGTTGTAAAATTCGATGGAAACTTGAGTATTTGCTTGTACCCaaatgtaattaacgtcttcTTTTAAGTAAAAACACTGATAAATGATTGATTATTATAGATGTTGTTGTGGATATTCGTATACTCATCACTGCAGAGCTGGTATAGATGTTCAGAGTCATACTGCTAGCAATACCAAAGAAAAAGACCGCGAACAGTGGTCACCTGCTAAAAATACGCGTCCATTTCCAACTGATGCGTATGGCACAATTGAATTTCAAGGTGGACCACATCCAACGAAAGCACAggtaaataaagaagaagaaatcataCAATAACATCtaatattacatatacatatcaATCTTTCATCTTACATTTCTTTTAGTATGTAAGGCTAGCTTATGATACAAGACCAGAGCCAATAGTACAGTTATTATGCAGAGAATGGAACTTGGGATTACCTAAGTTATTAATAACTGTACACGGTGGACGCTCTAACTTTGAACTCCAGCCAAGTTTGAAAAAAGTGTTAAGGAAGGGTTTATTGAAAGCTGCAAAGACAACTGGAGCATGGATATTTACAGGGGGAACCAATACAGGTGGATTGAAATAAACAATtgataaaatgaagaaattatcTGTTAATTtaagtttatatatatatatgtgtgtattAATATAAACCTTTCAGGTATCACAAGACAAGTGGGAGATGCATTGTTATTAGAAAAATCTCAAAGACAAGGTCGCGTTGTAAGCATAGGTATCGCACCATGGGGAATTTTGGATAAAAGCCACGAGCTTGTAACTCGAGGCGGTGAAGTACCTTACGATTGTCTTTCGTCTCCATGGTAGAAATTCATAACTTTTTATTAACATATAatctattataaaaaattactccTATTTATTACAATTGTACAGGTCTAAATACGCAGTTTTAAACAATCGACATGCATATTTTTTATTGGTGGATAATGGTACTGGTGGCCGATACGGTGCTGAAATTGTGTTACGTAGAAGATTGGAAAAATACATTtccaatttaaaattacaaCCATGTAAATATAAATGCTTCAATAATTAtagtttataaatttttatataattaattgatttcttATTACAGATACACACAGCAGTATTCCTGTTGTAGCATTAGTGATTGAAGGAGGAACAAATACAATTCGTTCAGTTTTGGAGTATGTCACAGATGTTCCTCCTGTTCCTGTAGTAGTTTGTGATGGTTCAGGTCGAGCTGCTGATCTCATCGCCTTTATGCATAAGTAATTACTTAACAAttacttcataatttttatttttaaatgtgtaTCATTgggtattaatttaaaatacatttagATATGCATctgaaggagaaggagaaaatGGAGAAAACGAGGGACCATTAGAGAGTATGAGAGAACATCTTTTAGATACGATCAAGCGCACCTTTAAAGTAACTACTGAACAAGCATCTCAATTGTACTCTGAACTTTTACAGTGTACACGTAAGAAGCACttggtaaatataattttttataattttctccaACACCATTCATGTGTTTGTGCTATATATAAATTGCAATTACAGATAACAGTATTTAGAATAACTCAAGATCGTCCTCAAGAACTGGATCAAACAATATTGACAGCTTTGTTTAAATCTAAGCAGTTGTCTCCTGCTGAACAGCTGTCTTTGTCTTTGATCTGGAATAGAGTGGATATAGCACGTAGCGAAATATTTGTTTATGGACAAAATTGGCCACCAGGTGCTTTAGATCAAGCCATGATGCAAGCATTGCAACATGATAGAATTGATTTTGTAAAACTCCTCTTGGAGAATGGGGTTTCTATGCGTAAATTCTTATCGATTCCACGGCTTGAAGAATTATATAATACCGTAAGTATTGAAATTTTACTTGTGATATTATAGATATGTAATTAACTTTCCTATTTATATCGATTACATAGAAAGAAGGCCCTTCAAACACACTGGGCTACATTCTTCGCGATGTACGACCAAATATTCCACGTGGGTACATGTACACGTTACATGACATTGGTCTtgtcataaataaattaatggGTGGGGCGTATCGTTCCCAGTACACTCGGAGAAGGTTTCGCGTGATCTATACTAAAGTAATGAAGAGATCCGGAGGGCATCCTCAGCATATGCATCGAAATAGTTGCGTTTTAAGCAGCGGTAATCGCTATTATTCAGGATCTGGTAGCAAACAAGATAGTTTAACAATGAGTTTGCTTGCTGAGACTTTACCAGCTAATCGTGATACTCCACTTTTTGATTATCCTTTCAATGAATTACTTATTTGGGCTGTGTTGACGAAACGTCAGCAAATGGCTTTACTGATGTGGCAACATGGTGAGGAAGCTCTAGCGAAAGCACTTGTCGCCCTTAAGTTATACAAAGCGATGGCACATGAAGCTGCTGAAGACGATCTTGAAACGGAAGTCTACGACGAACTACGAAGCTATGGAAAAGAATTCGAAAACATTGGTATAAAGATATCCATCAtacaattttatgtaatttatgtctttatataatttactactcttatttcttcttttggCAGCCTTGGAATTGCTAGATTATTGTTACCGCCAGGATGACGATCAGACTCAACAATTATTAACTTCTGAACTTCAAAACTGGTCCGGTCAGACGTGTCTTTCGTTAGCAGTCACTGCTAATCATCGTCCACTTTTGGCACATCCTTGTAGTCAGATCATTTTAGCGGATCTGTGGATGGGTGGTCTTCGTACaagaaaaaatacaaatttaaagGTGATCATGTTGTAGATGTAAAGAAAAAGGATTTCTGTTCCTTTTATAATTGtattgttttctaaatttaGGTTGTACTTGGATTAGTTTGTCCTTTTTACATCACGCGTTTGGAATTCAAAAGTCGTGAGGAATTACAATTGATGCCTCAAACTCAAGAAGAACATTTGATCGCTCTTGAAGATGAGAAGGAAGATAGCGATTCAGAGCACGGCGTTCCAACTGGCCCAGACGTCGAGGTAATGACTTCTTTTTTTTGGTTTTAATAAAACTACGATAACAGATaagaagtaattatttgagAGTAATGTTTTACTTAAAACAACTAAACATTGATTAAATGTCTAGTGCAGACTAATGTTTGTGATTAGTATTGGTACGACTTACGAGTAAATAAAATTGCTATGAAGATGATAGAGTGCGGTGATTCGTATTAATCAATATGGGCTGTCACTGCATTGCACAAAAGTTCATCATTACACATTCCATGCTGcaattatcaatttatttttgaacataGCGGTAATCACGGCTTTGTTATGTTGAAATAATGTACTCGAATTTTGTCCATTCATGATACAAATCAATGAAGATgtgtaaataaacaaaatagttATGAAAATCAAATTGGACCCAAATATTTAAGTATACATCAGTATAATTGCAATAACGTTTACTTAGAATAcatttcattcataaaaatagTTTTCAGTAGCACAGTTGGTTGTACACGTGGTTGCTGGTTTTGAACTGTAGTTTGAAAGATTCTATGAAAACGTATACGCATGTAGGTTCTATTCATATAATTCTAAATATGTTTATGTGCCTGCATTACATTTTTCTAAGTACCCTAAATGAAACTTGAAGCATTATAGGTTCACCTGTGATTATATGTTCAAAGAGTATACATATTAGTTAAAATTACAATGTTACATTATTGTATGTGATTTCTTGCACATGTAAtagtaaatatgtatatttaaatatcttgtttaGGAGGGTAATTgcgtattgaataaaatataacatatcGATCACTTTTAGAGGTACTGAAATGTTCTTGCGACTGATAGACTATCTGGGTATGCGTATGAATTGTTTTTTAGAAACGTCATCGCAGGAGCCTGAGTGTACGCAACAAATCCAGCAGCCAACAAGGCACTAAGGTATATCTATAATGGCCTGAAATGCAATGAACTCTATGACCAATCAATTCACACTTTCCGGTGCACTTTTCAACTATCTTTCTTATGTTATTAGTTATCATCAAGGAAAACTTCTATTTATTCAGTATCGGAATCCGTACCGGTGAGGATGATAACTAAAGTTTCTAATGTAAAAAGAATCGTGTTGTATTATAAATACTAATATTCAAATTGTTTGTTTGATGTCAGATAGTGTACCGCCAAAATATCGGTATCGTTCCTATGGTATAAACCTGAATAGTGCAAGCCAATCGATGTTcaatatgtatattattaaatcaccTTTTCATTTCAATCTTCCTTACGACGTACCGATGTTTTTTATCGCGGTTGAAATCTCTAACCATTGTCAGTCGTTTGCTTTTGATTATttgtttttagtaattttttatttaatacattaaaatgtatacaattttgtaaattCAGAAAAGTTACATTTAAGGAATCATATCAATCTGAAACCAAACATAAAAGAAGCTGAAAATCTGTTCCgtaatacaattattttaaatttccacTCTTCCTGTACTGTATTATTGAATTGCACTAACTATTTTATACTCTACACAGCCATTACTCTTAACACAAACTGCACTCTATTCATCGctttccatttttattattatcttattTTACTCTTATCCTTTATAGTCTTGCAGCAGTTGAATTTGttacttattttttatgttcttttaatctattaaaaatataatcattaatagctattattattgaatatcaTTAGATTATTTAGCCCTTTTATAAAGTATTTCACAATATTCTACGTAACACATCCCTCTAcataatatatgtaatattcattaaaaaattcatttcactTATACAGTTTTATGTGATCATACAGAATAACAATGATGTATTTGTATAGAAATGATGTATGTTATCTATCTTTCCCTATCTTTTACAGTGTTATTAGAatgctataaaaatatttttgtttcagtgtTTGCTTCCTATATACTGTGTACCATTCTATTCACTTAGTTTCTTCAATTAATTTGTTAGTAATATTCGTACTGTAAATTGTTTCTGagaatgattaataatttggTAAAGATGACTATTGATACACGTCTGATTATACTTGAGAGATTCCTGTCATTTGTCTGTTAATGTCCTGTACTCTTTGTGAGATGTGAGTGAGTGTGAGTGTGAGTGTGAGTGTGAGTGTGTatgtgcgtgtgtgtgtgtacattatattgaaattttttttttcttttctttatatagGCTTTGATCAGCAATGAGCATACTACAACTGTAGCAAAGGATACAATTGTACAAGAGAATGGTAAAGTGTTGACAgacaatgatgatgttattcaTCGCGCATATGGTATTTCATCTGACTACTACAatgacataaaaaatagcagGCCGCTGAGGctgaagagaaaattatatgaattttataCAGCTCCTATCACAAAATTTTGGGCAAATGCTGTAAGTTTTATACGTTAACTGATATTCGCTTGTACATATTCAAACAAACATCATTAAACATTAAATGTATTTCTTTGGGTTGCAGATAGCATATATGATTTTTTTGGTTCTCTTTTCATATTGCATTCTCATACACATGGATGATCATCCATCATTGGCAGAGATTTATGCGATCGCATACATTTGCACATTAGGATGTGAAAAAGTACGAGAAATTGCCACCTCCGAACCAGCCACTCTTTCTCATAAATTTAGTGTATGGGCATGGAATATGTGGAATCCATGTGATGCAGcagctattattttttttcaaattggtCTGGCCTTACGTTTGCGGCATTCTACTCTTGACGTTGGTCGTGTTATTTACTGTGTTGATTGTATTTATTGGTACTTAAGGATATTAAATATCCTTGGTGTAAATAAGTACTTTGGTACGTTATGTCACCACATTAAGAAAAAGGACAAATATAAATACGTGCacaataaatgaatgaatttgttTCTTTGTTGCTTCAGGTCCGTTAGTTACCATGATGGGAAAAATggtgaaaaatatgatatacttTGTGGTACTTTTAACAGTTGTATTAATGAGTTTTGGAGTCACTCGACAAGCAATATTGAATCCAAATGCTGAACCCAAATTAAGAATCATAAGAGATGTATGTATTTTCTATACATCtttatttcaaaagaatttGTATGGTTATTAATTATATGTTTTTTTGTTTAGATATTTATGGAGCCTTACTTTATGTTGTACGGGGAGGTATATGCAGACAACATAGACCCTGATTGTGGAGACGAGCCAGGAATGATTCCCTGCCTACCAGGGCGCTGGATCACACCTGCTGTAATGTCTATTTATCTTTTAGTTGCAAACATCTTACTAATAAACCTTTTGATTGCGGTTTTCAATAATATATTCAATGAGGTAAACGCGGTAGCACACCAAGTTTGGATGTTCCAACGTTTTACCGTTGTTATGGAATACGAACAAAAACCAGTTTTACCTCCTCCGCTCATTGTAGTTTGTCACATATATCTGCTGGTGAAATATTTGCTGCGGTATGTGACTCAAGGAAAAACAAGTACCGGTGAAACGTACGACAACGGGCTCAAATTATTCCTAGAAGCAGACGACATGGaacgcttgtacgattttgaaGAGGACTGTGTCGAAGGATATTTTCGTGAACAAGAGTTAAAGCTTCAGATGTCGACAGAGGAACGTATCAAGGTTACTACGGAAAGGGTAGAAAATATGCATCAAAAAATAGAAGACATTGATAAGAAGGAAAACACTCAAAATGCTTCGCTTCAGGTAATCATATATTATCTATTCTCTCATTATTTAAACatctaatatataaatattttattctattgcAGGCTGTGGAATTTCGTATCCGTAAATTGGAAGAGTTAAATGAACAGACATTGGCACATCTAGGAGTTATCCATAGGTTTATGGCAACCCATATGCCCAATATAGAAGGCTTGTCCGGTCTCGACGTAGAAGGTCGTCAGCGCAGAATATCAGAACGGTCAGAAGTTCTCTCAGAAACAGACTCTCATACACAGCTACCAAGTATCGCAGCTAAGCGCAAAAGGCTCGTGCGATCACTGACTGATGGTACGTTTCTCAGTTTAGGTCAACAATTAGACGATGACATGTTGAAACATTCGGAAACGGTTACGTCACGTGAGAACCTTAGCAGAAACGACTCTTCGGTAAGCGGAGACGGGCATACCGTCCAAGATGATCTAAAGACAACAACGAGCCAAGAGACTGAAGTGAGCAGAGGAGATGTCGAGGGAGACACATTAAAGAAAGAGTCACAATCAGACAGCAAAGAAGCCAGCAGAGAACTGAGCGGAGAAGCAAGTAGCAGAGAGTTAAGCACAGATCCAAGTAGACAAACGAGTAGGGAATTGAGCAGGGATACAAGTAAAGATGCGACAAGCAAAGAGCCAAGCAGAGAAGCGAGCAGCGAAGCACCAACATCAGAACCTTTCAGACAAGATTCTTCAGAACGTCCTACCAGACAGAGCAGTAGGACGCGTTCAGAATCTGATGATGTAATGATACTACCCTCTGGAGTTGCTAGAGGTGTAACCTGGGCAGAGCCACGCGTTGCAGTAATTCCCTCAGTATCTTCAACGAGTAGCACGCAGAGATCCATTCTACTAGCAATGCGTGCTGAATACACCAGTATAACAGACGAATTAGAGAGTTACTGTGGCCTTCTTAGTCCACCTAGAACGCCACCGATTTCTCCTCCTCCTTCGAGGGCTAGGAATCTTTCAGAAATGTCCAATCCAGAAATGGCATGGCAGATTGAAAACGAACACTTAAGAGATGCTGAGGAATGCGATTACCAACAGATGGAGGACTTAATACAGAGGAGGTACATTGGAGACGACGAGGAATCCTTACAGGGACAGGACGATGCTAGTGCAAGTCCATTCTTCATATCAAATGAACATAGGCACCAGCTTCGTAGAGCTTCAGCTATTGATGAAGAGTCGCGAAGACCTCCACCTACTATCAGTGTAACTAGAGAAATTGAACAAACTCTTTCGAGGCCACCGATTCGAGAGTCTGAGGGCTCTGATCCCAACGATAAGAATCTGAGCACCGTACCTGCTCCAGCTTCGGAGACCATGTGTTAAATATCAGAGCTCTCCTCGAGGTAATTTCAGTATAGACTTGATAATGGATCTGACTCAACGAAActgaaaattctattttatcgCAGTATAATCAAACTgaatacatttttcttataGCACAAAGTACTGTTGAGCTCAAATCTAACGATTGTTTTTTAAAAACCAATTTAGTTGCAGTTTTTATTACAACATTTCGGAagcttttattataataatttatttaccttAAAGTACTTAGTACACATTGTACATATGcatataaatatgtacatacaaataGTGAAATTATCAAGCTTGCTGTTATCACGATTGATCTAGAAAATCAGATGTACATTACCAGCAATTTATAAttgcattttcaatttttaaatatgttgcatacaatttttgaaatatttatcaatGTAGACTATAATTATGAAAAGTATTCAATTATTACAACTTCACATTTGAATACTCTAATAATATcacttaaaatatattttattgtactgtaatttatttcttaactaTCAGCTTTACAAAGCTTCCAGTATATTTTAGATTTTGCTAGATTCCTATTAGAATATTTGTGCAACTGTCTTGGTATATCAATTGTAGTTACAATTTTTGTCTATATAAATTACCTTTTATTTTGTATGTATAACATATTTGTTGCAAACATACGTGTagtaaaatttaatcaattacttaaatcaattaattcttatgaacgtttttaatttttaatattttcaatcgtTTTATTGTTTGAATTTGTTAGaagtatttttttatcattGTATTGTACATTATAGCATGTCTGGGTGCGATTATTGCTATTAATGTATTAACAGTTATAATATATCAAAGATAATGTTTATGTGCATATCGAGTAACATGCCTGATGTTACAATGTATTGAGTTCTATCGAagtgtcgcagtgaagttggctacacattcactaactattcacgccgcgtcggtgagccaaTGGGCGAGATCGGCTCACCgacgacgcggcgtgaatgtgttagtgaatttgtagccaatttcactgcgacaagttcaatgcgaCTTTGAGCATAGTAAGCTTCACTAAAAAAAATGGCGTCACAGAAATTCCTACCATGCACGGTACTAAACatataattaaatcaattattaTAACTGAAGCCAATTACTTCAGATTTTCGAGTAActatttttttagaataatcacaataacgtttattattttaaataatgattaattCATGGAATAAAACttcaaatatttgatatttgatTCAAATATTCAAACTTCTATTGTGATAATTACAACAATTagtcaattacatttttttagcattaatttttaaatttatctgcGAATCGTATTGTGTTCTATTATCCATTCGtttgaatatttgaattaaaatcatTAGTTCAATTTCGACTCAAAATACATAATATATGTGCCTATTGAAAAATCACAATTATTAAACTTTGATGAAATATTGAAGACTTTTAATCGGAATACGTTTCTAGGAAACTTGTGTTGCCGCTGTGAATAGTATTTAATGCACTATACAAGTTCCTTCCATTTTTTAAATcgtgaattttaaaaaatggcaGTCTGTTGTCCCATTCAATGAGATTATTTGGTTTCATTTGGGTCTACCGttcgtttgaaaaaatgtacATATGCGTGTATTTCGGGCACATGGTGAAATCGAACATTTTTTCACCAACGACGTAATATATAAGTTGATGATGTAGTTTCACCTAATTTTAACGGTTAGGTGTTTTTCTTCTTCCCAAGATACTTCATTTTGTAATACGTTCGCTGGCACCTCCGCGGCAACGCAATTCTTTTTTAGAAAGATGTTGATATTTAAACTTTTGGAAAAAGAAGTGCTTTTATTTAAGTATATTGGGAAACGGAGACGAAATAATATACCAATTTGTGTTCAAAACTTCAATCGAAAAAATTAGGTGAAACTTAATctaatcgacacacgccgatttttatgtgctttgagtatgatatagaactcaataAAATATATGacgtgtattttttttatcggcaatcgtccatgctgaaagGGTAAAAATAGCCCCCAAAGTTGGGGTTGTAAAACATATTATCTTGAAGATTTGTGTGTTTTTGGATAGCAAATTTGTCTGTGTGACtatctttttgataaatttatttgtttaaaaaatatgttgaaaaataatctatttttgttattttttggggtaaaatgttgatctatttttatgaaaatttgtacAAGTAAACTATACATCTTGACAAAGAATGCggataaattggaatttttaagTTCACCATCATAGTAGATATTATTACGTTGCAAATTGTGCGCGGAACTTGTGTTGAAATGTTCGTGGTGTCGGCGGCATTTGTGATTCATACATTTCTTTGAGAGTTTTCATTATTGtaacaattatataaattagtATAGAATTGCATAgatgtataaaaaatttatttttgtttacttTCACATTTCTTCTACTTCAAAAATATTTGGAATGCACTATTAGTATCAGCTATCGCTTCCTTATAATTAGAACTTTTCAAGCACTTTTTTCAGcactttttaaaattagaagacCAATCCTTCTTGAGGGTACCaaaatcagctctttttagaaCTAATAACATCAGCTTTTCTCAGGGCTACCATACTCTTCTAAATGTGGAACAATTTTGAAGAAACAACCACTCCTATTTCAACAAACCACTGGCATTCCTCACGCCTGTCGTATTGACCTCTTTTACGATGGGGATTGTCAGTACTTTTACTTGCCATGCCGTTTTCCACTACTCATGAAACGATTAACAAAGCAtagtgtaaattaattaaataatattacacaAATTTATATCAAAGTGGAACGTAGACATTGCTATAGAGGGCCAGCAGAGTCGAGATGTAAATACAATTTGCAACGTAATAATAGCTACTGACGGTGAActtaaaaattccaatttatttGCATTCTTTGTCAAGATGTATAGTTTACTTgtacaaattttcataaaaatagatcaacattttaccaaaaaaaatgacaaaaatggattatttttcaatatatttttgaaacaaataaatttatcaaaaagatggctacatagaaaaatttgctatCCAAAAACATACAaatcaaattttgaatttttcgcttacacctaatagttcctgagatattcaagaaaatatgttttgtaaCCCCAACTTTGGGgactattttcaccccttcagcatggacgattgccgataaaaaaaatacgtgtcaaatattttattgagttctatatcatactcaaagcgcatcaaaatcggcgtgtgtcgattgggtaatgtcccttgttagtGGAATTCTTAAAGTTCTCAACACGTATTCGTTGGCGCTGATAGCTTTTTTTTCAAAGAGCGCTAATTATAAGTGAGGTATCGGAGGTGTTTCGTTCGTATAAAATGTGGAAAATTAAGTGTAAACCGGAAGCGATTAAACTAGCGTGAGCTAAATCAAATGTGAGGTACTTATAGCGTGAAAATCTGTAACTGCGGATCTGCAGAATTGTATTGGCTTTAGATGcgattttattttgataaatttagacACACTACACAGTCCAACAACAAGATCGACTTTCAGTGTAAATAATTTTCCGACGAGTATATTGTAAATGTGATGTAATTACACCGCTTTATTATCTTTTAGACACGTATGAATGACGTTTCGATTGAAAAACCGCATCATTAAGCTCCGTTGACAGAAAACTGAACATTTataattaatccttgaacagcggagcctgggttaTCATGActcaaatttataaaaagatttatatagaGGTATATTAATCtacagttaaatgtataatctttaaacgaaagagtttcatatattggaagaataatttttg
Encoded here:
- the Trpm gene encoding transient receptor potential cation channel, subfamily M isoform X7, whose amino-acid sequence is MAIGSIICGSTTPRVKRKKAKATERSWIEATFQKRECSKFIPSAEDEHKFKQVQGDKNAEYDVITTSRCCCGYSYTHHCRAGIDVQSHTASNTKEKDREQWSPAKNTRPFPTDAYGTIEFQGGPHPTKAQYVRLAYDTRPEPIVQLLCREWNLGLPKLLITVHGGRSNFELQPSLKKVLRKGLLKAAKTTGAWIFTGGTNTGITRQVGDALLLEKSQRQGRVVSIGIAPWGILDKSHELVTRGGEVPYDCLSSPWSKYAVLNNRHAYFLLVDNGTGGRYGAEIVLRRRLEKYISNLKLQPYTHSSIPVVALVIEGGTNTIRSVLEYVTDVPPVPVVVCDGSGRAADLIAFMHKYASEGEGENGENEGPLESMREHLLDTIKRTFKVTTEQASQLYSELLQCTRKKHLITVFRITQDRPQELDQTILTALFKSKQLSPAEQLSLSLIWNRVDIARSEIFVYGQNWPPGALDQAMMQALQHDRIDFVKLLLENGVSMRKFLSIPRLEELYNTKEGPSNTLGYILRDVRPNIPRGYMYTLHDIGLVINKLMGGAYRSQYTRRRFRVIYTKVMKRSGGHPQHMHRNSCVLSSGNRYYSGSGSKQDSLTMSLLAETLPANRDTPLFDYPFNELLIWAVLTKRQQMALLMWQHGEEALAKALVALKLYKAMAHEAAEDDLETEVYDELRSYGKEFENIALELLDYCYRQDDDQTQQLLTSELQNWSGQTCLSLAVTANHRPLLAHPCSQIILADLWMGGLRTRKNTNLKVVLGLVCPFYITRLEFKSREELQLMPQTQEEHLIALEDEKEDSDSEHGVPTGPDVEALISNEHTTTVAKDTIVQENGKVLTDNDDVIHRAYGISSDYYNDIKNSRPLRLKRKLYEFYTAPITKFWANAIAYMIFLVLFSYCILIHMDDHPSLAEIYAIAYICTLGCEKVREIATSEPATLSHKFSVWAWNMWNPCDAAAIIFFQIGLALRLRHSTLDVGRVIYCVDCIYWYLRILNILGVNKYFGPLVTMMGKMVKNMIYFVVLLTVVLMSFGVTRQAILNPNAEPKLRIIRDIFMEPYFMLYGEVYADNIDPDCGDEPGMIPCLPGRWITPAVMSIYLLVANILLINLLIAVFNNIFNEVNAVAHQVWMFQRFTVVMEYEQKPVLPPPLIVVCHIYLLVKYLLRYVTQGKTSTGETYDNGLKLFLEADDMERLYDFEEDCVEGYFREQELKLQMSTEERIKVTTERVENMHQKIEDIDKKENTQNASLQAVEFRIRKLEELNEQTLAHLGVIHRFMATHMPNIEGLSGLDVEGRQRRISERSEVLSETDSHTQLPSIAAKRKRLVRSLTDGTFLSLGQQLDDDMLKHSETVTSRENLSRNDSSVSGDGHTVQDDLKTTTSQETEVSRGDVEGDTLKKESQSDSKEASRELSGEASSRELSTDPSRQTSRELSRDTSKDATSKEPSREASSEAPTSEPFRQDSSERPTRQSSRTRSESDDVMILPSGVARGVTWAEPRVAVIPSVSSTSSTQRSILLAMRAEYTSITDELESYCGLLSPPRTPPISPPPSRARNLSEMSNPEMAWQIENEHLRDAEECDYQQMEDLIQRRYIGDDEESLQGQDDASASPFFISNEHRHQLRRASAIDEESRRPPPTISVTREIEQTLSRPPIRESEGSDPNDKNLSTVPAPASETMC
- the Trpm gene encoding transient receptor potential cation channel, subfamily M isoform X8, with the protein product MAIGSIICGSTTPRVKRKKAKATERSWIEATFQKRECSKFIPSAEDEHKFKQVQGDKNAEYDVITTSRCCCGYSYTHHCRAGIDVQSHTASNTKEKDREQWSPAKNTRPFPTDAYGTIEFQGGPHPTKAQYVRLAYDTRPEPIVQLLCREWNLGLPKLLITVHGGRSNFELQPSLKKVLRKGLLKAAKTTGAWIFTGGTNTGITRQVGDALLLEKSQRQGRVVSIGIAPWGILDKSHELVTRGGEVPYDCLSSPWSKYAVLNNRHAYFLLVDNGTGGRYGAEIVLRRRLEKYISNLKLQPYTHSSIPVVALVIEGGTNTIRSVLEYVTDVPPVPVVVCDGSGRAADLIAFMHKYASEGEGENGENEGPLESMREHLLDTIKRTFKVTTEQASQLYSELLQCTRKKHLITVFRITQDRPQELDQTILTALFKSKQLSPAEQLSLSLIWNRVDIARSEIFVYGQNWPPGALDQAMMQALQHDRIDFVKLLLENGVSMRKFLSIPRLEELYNTKEGPSNTLGYILRDVRPNIPRGYMYTLHDIGLVINKLMGGAYRSQYTRRRFRVIYTKVMKRSGGHPQHMHRNSCVLSSGNRYYSGSGSKQDSLTMSLLAETLPANRDTPLFDYPFNELLIWAVLTKRQQMALLMWQHGEEALAKALVALKLYKAMAHEAAEDDLETEVYDELRSYGKEFENIALELLDYCYRQDDDQTQQLLTSELQNWSGQTCLSLAVTANHRPLLAHPCSQIILADLWMGGLRTRKNTNLKVVLGLVCPFYITRLEFKSREELQLMPQTQEEHLIALEDEKEDSDSEHGVPTGPDVEKRHRRSLSVRNKSSSQQGTKLSSRKTSIYSVSESVPALISNEHTTTVAKDTIVQENGKVLTDNDDVIHRAYGISSDYYNDIKNSRPLRLKRKLYEFYTAPITKFWANAIAYMIFLVLFSYCILIHMDDHPSLAEIYAIAYICTLGCEKVREIATSEPATLSHKFSVWAWNMWNPCDAAAIIFFQIGLALRLRHSTLDVGRVIYCVDCIYWYLRILNILGVNKYFGPLVTMMGKMVKNMIYFVVLLTVVLMSFGVTRQAILNPNAEPKLRIIRDIFMEPYFMLYGEVYADNIDPDCGDEPGMIPCLPGRWITPAVMSIYLLVANILLINLLIAVFNNIFNEVNAVAHQVWMFQRFTVVMEYEQKPVLPPPLIVVCHIYLLVKYLLRYVTQGKTSTGETYDNGLKLFLEADDMERLYDFEEDCVEGYFREQELKLQMSTEERIKVTTERVENMHQKIEDIDKKENTQNASLQAVEFRIRKLEELNEQTLAHLGVIHRFMATHMPNIEGLSGLDVEGRQRRISERSTIRR